In Myxococcus stipitatus, the following are encoded in one genomic region:
- the recA gene encoding recombinase RecA, which produces MSKLTEKLKAVAAAVASIEKQFGRGSVMTLGGDAREQKVAVIPSGSVGLDRALGVGGYPRGRVVEVFGNESSGKTTLTLHAIAQVQAAGGVAAFIDAEHALDLSYARKLGVKVEELLVSQPDTGEQALEITEQLVRSGAVDLIIVDSVAALVPRAEIEGEMGDAHMGVQARLMSQALRKLTGAVSRSGTCIVFINQIRMKIGVMFGNPETTTGGNALKFYASVRMEIRRTGNLKDGDTVVGSRARVKVVKNKVAPPFQEAEFDLLYGSGIHRVGEVIDLGVAAGLIDKSGSHFSLRGERIGQGRERAIEWLREHPDTTEALARELAGAPPLPCPTAPVEAAA; this is translated from the coding sequence ATGAGCAAGTTGACGGAGAAGTTGAAGGCAGTGGCTGCGGCGGTGGCGTCCATCGAGAAGCAGTTCGGGAGGGGCTCGGTGATGACGCTGGGCGGTGATGCGCGCGAGCAGAAGGTCGCGGTGATTCCCTCAGGTTCGGTGGGATTGGACCGGGCGCTTGGCGTGGGAGGCTATCCTCGAGGTCGCGTGGTGGAAGTGTTCGGCAATGAGTCTTCGGGCAAGACGACCCTCACCCTGCATGCGATTGCCCAGGTGCAAGCAGCCGGTGGAGTGGCGGCCTTCATCGACGCGGAACACGCGCTCGACCTTTCCTATGCGCGCAAGCTGGGCGTGAAGGTGGAGGAGCTCCTGGTGTCCCAGCCCGACACGGGAGAACAGGCGCTGGAAATCACGGAGCAGCTCGTTCGCTCCGGAGCGGTGGACCTCATCATCGTGGACTCGGTGGCGGCGCTGGTGCCTCGCGCGGAAATCGAGGGCGAGATGGGTGACGCGCACATGGGTGTTCAGGCCCGGTTGATGAGCCAGGCGCTGCGCAAGCTCACCGGCGCGGTGAGCCGCTCGGGAACCTGCATCGTCTTCATCAACCAGATTCGCATGAAGATTGGGGTGATGTTCGGCAACCCGGAGACCACCACGGGAGGCAACGCGCTGAAGTTCTACGCCTCGGTGCGCATGGAGATTCGCCGCACGGGGAACCTCAAGGACGGCGACACCGTGGTGGGCTCTCGAGCCCGCGTGAAGGTGGTGAAGAACAAGGTCGCTCCGCCGTTCCAGGAAGCCGAGTTCGACTTGTTGTACGGCTCCGGCATTCATCGCGTGGGCGAGGTCATCGACCTGGGCGTGGCCGCGGGGCTCATCGACAAATCGGGCAGTCACTTCAGTCTGCGAGGTGAACGCATCGGCCAGGGACGCGAACGCGCCATCGAGTGGCTGCGAGAGCATCCCGACACGACGGAAGCCCTGGCTCGGGAGCTGGCGGGTGCACCGCCGCTCCCCTGCCCCACCGCCCCCGTGGAAGCCGCGGCATAG
- a CDS encoding biopolymer transporter ExbD, producing MAGHKQRQWVKPQTPPNSEINVTPLVDVVLVLLIIFMVVTPLLEKDIQVRVPDTEVEENQPPPDPNDQQLVVLLDKDGGYSINTEKVPAGDYVNRLKRMLAAKKPDEKVVFFMADDSTNYGRLIGALDGAKAAGAKVLGMATELPSNAIIQGTQAVDTGTPAPAP from the coding sequence ATGGCGGGCCACAAGCAGCGCCAGTGGGTGAAGCCGCAGACGCCACCCAACTCGGAGATCAACGTCACGCCGCTGGTGGACGTGGTGTTGGTGCTCCTCATCATCTTCATGGTCGTCACGCCGCTCCTGGAGAAGGACATCCAGGTGCGTGTGCCGGACACGGAGGTGGAGGAGAACCAGCCTCCCCCGGATCCGAATGACCAGCAGCTGGTCGTCCTCCTGGACAAGGACGGCGGCTACTCCATCAACACGGAGAAGGTCCCCGCGGGCGACTACGTCAACCGCCTGAAGCGGATGCTGGCGGCGAAGAAGCCGGACGAGAAGGTCGTCTTCTTCATGGCGGACGACTCGACCAACTACGGCCGGCTCATCGGGGCCCTGGACGGCGCGAAGGCGGCAGGCGCCAAGGTCCTCGGCATGGCGACCGAGCTGCCGTCGAATGCCATCATCCAGGGAACGCAGGCGGTGGACACCGGCACGCCGGCCCCCGCGCCCTGA
- a CDS encoding TonB family protein: MFDSVLDRGQAPKARFGVGTTVSVILHAALFLVAYVLSTRPPVEEEKEIEVTLKATMAPPPPPPPPPPPPAATSKPKTTPKKPKKPDAIVQPKEIPKEVPKEVEPTEQPEEAAEEPTEEAVEGGVEGGVAGGVVGGVVGGVIGGVVGGQLGGTGTEVLPFGAGMTRPEKVSGPQPEYTREALESRVQGTMIVKCVITVEGRVERCRVIKPLPHMEQAVMDALTSSRYKPVTFQGRPVQVDYTFTLNLKLPR, translated from the coding sequence ATGTTTGATTCAGTCCTTGACCGCGGCCAGGCGCCGAAAGCGCGTTTCGGAGTGGGCACCACCGTGTCGGTGATCCTGCACGCCGCGCTGTTCTTGGTGGCCTACGTCCTGTCCACGAGGCCACCGGTCGAGGAGGAGAAGGAGATCGAGGTGACGCTGAAGGCCACCATGGCCCCGCCGCCGCCTCCTCCTCCGCCGCCCCCTCCCCCCGCGGCGACCTCCAAGCCCAAGACGACTCCGAAGAAGCCCAAGAAGCCGGATGCCATCGTCCAGCCGAAGGAGATCCCGAAAGAGGTCCCGAAGGAGGTCGAGCCCACCGAGCAGCCCGAAGAGGCGGCCGAGGAGCCCACTGAAGAGGCGGTCGAGGGCGGCGTCGAGGGTGGTGTCGCCGGCGGTGTCGTGGGCGGCGTCGTGGGTGGTGTGATCGGCGGCGTGGTCGGCGGCCAGTTGGGTGGCACCGGTACCGAAGTGCTGCCGTTCGGCGCGGGCATGACCCGCCCCGAGAAGGTCTCGGGCCCTCAGCCCGAGTACACGCGTGAGGCGCTCGAGTCGCGCGTGCAGGGAACGATGATCGTCAAGTGCGTCATCACCGTGGAAGGTCGAGTGGAGCGCTGCCGAGTCATCAAGCCCCTTCCCCACATGGAGCAGGCCGTCATGGACGCACTGACTTCGTCACGCTACAAGCCGGTGACGTTCCAGGGACGTCCAGTCCAGGTGGATTACACCTTCACCCTGAACCTGAAGCTGCCGCGCTGA
- a CDS encoding DUF1285 domain-containing protein: MQPPSGQPPSGKRWHTREDSGIRLDASLRWWHDDEPIEHPKIIELFNISLVLDDTGRYQLRIGNDWCYVQVADAAFEVRTVDVTPDERVSIRLSDRTAEALELSSLRVDADGVLTCHVKQGRAKARFSRDAQYQFGQLLEPAPDGGLLLCAGAQRHPVALALDALSASV; this comes from the coding sequence ATGCAACCTCCCTCCGGACAGCCTCCCTCCGGCAAGCGCTGGCACACCCGCGAGGACAGCGGCATCCGCCTCGACGCGAGCCTGCGTTGGTGGCACGACGACGAGCCCATCGAGCATCCGAAAATCATCGAGCTCTTCAACATCTCCCTCGTTCTGGACGACACGGGGCGCTACCAGCTCCGCATCGGCAATGACTGGTGCTACGTGCAGGTGGCGGACGCCGCCTTCGAAGTGCGGACCGTGGACGTCACACCGGATGAGCGCGTGTCCATCCGGCTGAGTGACCGCACCGCCGAAGCGCTGGAGCTGTCGAGCTTGCGTGTGGACGCTGATGGGGTCTTGACCTGCCACGTGAAGCAGGGCCGGGCGAAGGCCCGCTTCTCGCGGGATGCTCAGTACCAGTTCGGCCAGCTCCTGGAGCCGGCCCCGGATGGCGGGCTCCTGCTGTGCGCGGGCGCACAGCGCCATCCCGTGGCGCTGGCCCTGGATGCGCTGTCCGCCTCCGTCTAG
- the pssA gene encoding CDP-diacylglycerol--serine O-phosphatidyltransferase has translation MKLRKLMFVLPNLFTVTSIFCGFYALTLCAGEAGPVQLYQAALAIFFAMFFDGFDGRVARLTKTQSDFGVQLDSLADVVSFGAAPALLVYKWALAPLGFVGLFISFAFAACGALRLARFNVLAARNPHGGGGRFFVGLPIPLAAGMLVSIIISHHAASQGEPLRESAYVPVAVAVAGLSLLMVSTVRYRTFKDTRPSRKSAAVFMLMVLGGVAIATQYHPAWLLVAFCGAYLALGLVESAVQVRSHLVARKVAAGSAVAAAVIDDEDDDESEDGEGPRNDGPAFS, from the coding sequence ATGAAGTTACGGAAACTGATGTTCGTGCTGCCGAACCTCTTCACCGTCACGTCCATCTTCTGTGGCTTCTACGCCCTCACGTTGTGCGCCGGGGAAGCAGGGCCCGTCCAGCTCTACCAGGCGGCGCTGGCCATCTTCTTCGCGATGTTCTTCGACGGGTTCGACGGCCGGGTCGCGCGGCTGACGAAGACGCAGAGCGACTTTGGCGTCCAACTCGACAGTCTGGCGGACGTGGTCTCCTTCGGGGCGGCTCCCGCGCTGTTGGTCTACAAGTGGGCGCTGGCTCCGTTGGGTTTCGTGGGGCTGTTCATCTCCTTCGCGTTCGCCGCGTGTGGCGCGCTGCGGCTGGCGCGCTTCAACGTGTTGGCGGCGCGCAATCCCCACGGAGGTGGGGGGCGCTTCTTCGTGGGCCTTCCGATTCCCCTGGCCGCGGGCATGCTCGTGTCGATCATCATCTCGCACCATGCGGCCTCCCAGGGTGAGCCACTGCGCGAGTCGGCCTACGTGCCGGTCGCCGTGGCGGTGGCGGGCTTGTCGTTGCTGATGGTGTCGACGGTGCGCTACCGCACGTTCAAGGACACCCGTCCCAGTCGGAAGAGCGCCGCGGTGTTCATGCTGATGGTGCTGGGCGGTGTGGCCATCGCGACGCAGTACCACCCGGCGTGGTTGCTGGTGGCGTTCTGTGGCGCGTACCTCGCGTTGGGTCTGGTCGAGTCGGCGGTGCAGGTGCGCAGCCATCTGGTGGCGCGCAAGGTCGCCGCGGGCTCCGCGGTCGCCGCCGCCGTCATCGACGACGAGGACGACGACGAGTCCGAGGACGGCGAGGGCCCCCGGAACGACGGCCCCGCGTTCAGCTAG
- a CDS encoding CinA family nicotinamide mononucleotide deamidase-related protein, with amino-acid sequence MRVELLCTGDELVTGLITDTNSPYLEARLFDLGVKVERVVLVGDVRSDIVQALREAASRADVVVVSGGLGPTADDFTLECAATVAGVELEEDARVLGWLRERYAARGVPMNPSALRMTRIPRGSEPVRNPVGSAPLVVLTLGGCQVFFLPGVPREYRALLDGEVLPRIQQVLESRSARVFRAFRLLRTVALSESELDLAVAPLAATHPRVVFGFRTHAPENHLKLMAEAPSQLEADAALAAAEADSRRVLGARVFGSDTEDYAPVLLGLLSRAGATLAVAESCTGGLISQQLTAVAGASANFVGGAVVYTEKMKSAWVGVPPEVLERHSAVSSQTAVAMAEGVRVACGSTYGLSVTGYAGPGGGTPEDPVGTVYCALAGPNLPTRCERMSFSGDRERVRLFAASHTLEMLRQHLLSAPQS; translated from the coding sequence ATGCGCGTCGAGCTGCTCTGCACGGGTGACGAGCTGGTCACCGGTCTCATCACGGATACGAACAGTCCCTACCTGGAGGCCCGTCTCTTCGACCTGGGCGTGAAGGTGGAGCGTGTGGTGCTGGTGGGGGATGTCCGGTCCGACATCGTCCAGGCCCTGCGTGAGGCCGCTTCCCGGGCGGATGTCGTGGTGGTCTCCGGTGGACTGGGACCCACGGCGGATGACTTCACCCTCGAGTGCGCCGCCACCGTCGCGGGAGTCGAGCTGGAGGAGGATGCGCGGGTGCTCGGCTGGCTGCGCGAGCGTTATGCGGCCCGAGGTGTCCCCATGAACCCGAGTGCGCTGCGCATGACCCGCATCCCCCGTGGCTCCGAGCCCGTGCGCAACCCGGTGGGCTCCGCGCCACTCGTCGTGCTCACCCTGGGCGGCTGCCAGGTGTTCTTCCTTCCTGGTGTGCCGCGTGAGTACCGGGCGCTCTTGGATGGAGAGGTGTTGCCCCGTATCCAGCAGGTGCTCGAGTCGAGGTCGGCTCGAGTGTTCCGCGCCTTCCGCCTGCTTCGCACGGTGGCCCTCTCCGAGTCGGAGCTGGACCTGGCCGTGGCCCCGCTGGCCGCGACTCATCCGCGCGTCGTGTTTGGGTTCCGCACCCACGCCCCGGAGAATCACCTCAAGCTGATGGCGGAGGCTCCGTCCCAGTTGGAGGCCGATGCGGCGCTGGCGGCCGCCGAAGCGGACAGCCGGCGTGTGCTGGGGGCGCGTGTCTTCGGCTCGGACACCGAGGACTACGCGCCCGTGTTGTTGGGTCTGCTGTCGCGCGCGGGGGCCACGCTCGCGGTCGCGGAAAGCTGTACGGGGGGCCTCATCTCGCAGCAGCTCACGGCGGTGGCAGGAGCGAGCGCGAACTTCGTGGGGGGCGCGGTGGTGTACACGGAGAAGATGAAGTCCGCGTGGGTGGGCGTGCCGCCCGAGGTGCTCGAACGTCATTCGGCGGTGTCCTCCCAGACGGCGGTGGCCATGGCCGAGGGGGTGCGTGTCGCCTGCGGGTCCACGTATGGGTTGTCGGTGACGGGGTATGCGGGCCCGGGGGGAGGAACCCCCGAGGACCCGGTGGGCACGGTGTATTGCGCGCTCGCGGGGCCGAACCTGCCCACGCGCTGTGAGCGGATGTCCTTTTCTGGAGACAGGGAGCGCGTGCGGCTCTTTGCTGCCTCCCACACGCTGGAGATGCTGCGGCAGCACCTGCTGTCCGCGCCCCAATCATGA
- a CDS encoding DUF2378 family protein gives MADELLVFEQTIEALFLRALQGRLTPACKERLRQAGLDVDQKLRPAYSFDSWMAFLRIAAEELFPRDSVAQGTWKLGEAYIEGFRETMLGRAVLSLLRVLGPRRTLMRATQNFRAGNNYTESKLTELNPTQFELWMNEVGAYPDFTAGIIHAGLRVAGAQEVRVEPSNYDGHACTYRISWKEASVSSGVAGSGDSKAAMRSGSISSL, from the coding sequence ATGGCCGACGAGCTTCTCGTCTTTGAACAGACCATCGAAGCCCTCTTCCTGCGCGCGCTGCAGGGGCGACTGACGCCCGCCTGCAAGGAGCGCCTGAGGCAGGCGGGGCTCGATGTGGACCAGAAGCTCCGTCCCGCCTACTCCTTTGACTCCTGGATGGCCTTCCTGCGCATCGCCGCGGAGGAGCTCTTTCCTCGAGACTCCGTGGCCCAGGGGACGTGGAAGCTGGGCGAGGCCTACATCGAGGGCTTCCGGGAGACGATGCTTGGGCGGGCGGTGCTGTCCCTCCTCCGAGTCCTCGGACCGCGCAGGACATTGATGCGGGCCACGCAGAACTTCCGGGCGGGCAACAACTACACCGAGTCCAAGCTCACGGAGCTCAACCCCACCCAGTTCGAGCTCTGGATGAACGAGGTGGGGGCCTACCCTGACTTCACCGCGGGCATCATCCATGCGGGGCTCCGCGTCGCCGGAGCCCAGGAGGTGCGCGTGGAGCCGTCCAACTACGACGGCCATGCCTGCACCTACCGCATCAGCTGGAAGGAGGCTTCGGTCTCCTCGGGCGTCGCGGGCAGTGGGGACTCCAAGGCGGCCATGAGGTCCGGGTCCATCAGTTCCCTGTAG
- a CDS encoding NAD(P)/FAD-dependent oxidoreductase, which translates to MPHVVILGGGFAGLRAAQQLVNAPVRLTLVDRHNHHLFQPLLYQVATATLSPSEIAAPLRALLGPSGVSVVLADVTGVDPEGKRVLLSDGELTYDYLVIATGATHSYFGNDHWAAFAPGLKSIEDAVEIRRRVLVAYELAEREPDPRLRRALLNFVIIGAGPTGVEMAGSLAEISRNSLPGDFKNIDTRDARIILIEGVDKVLPVYPDDLTTKARRTLERLGVEVRTGARVTNIDATGVYIGDEHIEARTVIWAAGVAASPVARSLGVPLDRAGRVIVTPELTVPGHEDIFVAGDLASLKQADGTPVPGLAPAAMQEGTHAARNILRRLRGQPMEAFKYWDRGSYAVIGRGHAVGIAFRRFKQTGLSAWFAWLFIHLMFLIGFRSKLAVMLNWAYSYLTFGKSARIITGPAPRLDELPRVTSSSEGGKSLPSGTPEPSARLAASSREMAPSPR; encoded by the coding sequence ATGCCCCATGTGGTCATCCTCGGCGGAGGGTTCGCCGGGCTCCGAGCCGCGCAGCAGCTCGTCAACGCGCCAGTCCGTCTCACCTTGGTGGACCGGCACAACCACCACCTGTTCCAGCCGTTGCTGTACCAGGTGGCCACGGCGACGCTGAGCCCCAGTGAAATCGCCGCGCCGCTGCGGGCTTTGTTGGGGCCAAGCGGTGTGTCCGTGGTGCTGGCCGATGTCACGGGCGTGGACCCCGAGGGCAAGCGGGTCCTGCTGTCGGACGGGGAGCTGACGTACGACTACCTCGTCATCGCGACCGGGGCGACGCACTCGTACTTCGGCAATGACCATTGGGCGGCGTTCGCACCGGGGCTCAAGTCCATCGAGGACGCGGTGGAGATTCGGCGCCGAGTCCTGGTGGCCTATGAGCTGGCCGAGCGGGAGCCGGACCCGCGCCTCCGCCGCGCGCTCCTCAACTTCGTCATCATCGGCGCGGGCCCCACGGGTGTGGAGATGGCGGGCTCGCTGGCGGAGATCAGCCGCAACTCCCTGCCAGGGGACTTCAAGAACATCGATACGCGCGATGCGCGCATCATCCTCATCGAGGGCGTGGACAAGGTGCTCCCCGTCTATCCCGATGACCTCACCACCAAGGCCCGGCGCACGCTGGAGCGGTTGGGGGTGGAGGTCCGCACCGGTGCCCGAGTGACGAACATCGACGCGACCGGCGTCTACATCGGGGATGAGCACATCGAGGCTCGCACCGTGATTTGGGCCGCGGGTGTCGCCGCGTCACCCGTGGCTCGCTCGCTGGGCGTCCCGCTGGACCGCGCGGGCCGGGTCATCGTGACGCCCGAGCTGACCGTGCCGGGGCACGAGGACATCTTCGTCGCGGGAGACCTGGCCTCGCTCAAACAGGCGGATGGGACTCCCGTGCCCGGACTTGCTCCCGCGGCGATGCAGGAAGGCACTCACGCGGCGCGCAACATCCTCCGCCGGTTGCGGGGGCAGCCGATGGAGGCGTTCAAGTACTGGGACCGAGGTTCCTACGCGGTGATTGGCCGAGGACACGCGGTGGGCATCGCCTTCCGCCGTTTCAAGCAGACAGGTCTCTCCGCCTGGTTTGCCTGGCTCTTCATCCACCTGATGTTCCTCATCGGTTTCCGAAGCAAGCTGGCGGTGATGCTCAACTGGGCCTACTCGTACCTGACCTTCGGTAAGTCCGCGCGCATCATCACCGGACCCGCGCCCAGGTTGGACGAACTCCCTCGTGTCACTTCCTCCTCGGAGGGCGGGAAGTCGCTCCCAAGTGGCACGCCCGAGCCTTCAGCGCGGCTTGCCGCGTCGTCACGCGAGATGGCTCCTTCGCCTCGTTGA
- a CDS encoding biopolymer transporter ExbD produces the protein MGMSAGPKGGIKSEINVTPLVDVVLVLLIIFMVVTPMLQRGKSVELPKATEIEKEKGKDSDPLYVSITPDKKVFVENDQVDEQALQDRIAQELSKDPGKKILLKGDNTVNVGDVRKVLDVARKAKAKQIALGVEEKK, from the coding sequence ATGGGAATGTCAGCTGGCCCCAAGGGGGGCATCAAGAGCGAGATCAACGTCACGCCGCTGGTGGACGTGGTGCTGGTGCTCCTCATCATCTTCATGGTCGTCACCCCCATGCTCCAGCGCGGCAAGTCCGTGGAGCTGCCGAAGGCCACCGAAATCGAGAAGGAAAAGGGGAAAGACTCCGACCCCCTCTACGTCTCCATCACCCCGGACAAGAAGGTGTTCGTGGAGAACGACCAGGTGGACGAGCAGGCCCTGCAGGACCGCATCGCGCAGGAGCTGTCGAAGGACCCGGGCAAGAAGATCCTGCTCAAGGGTGACAACACCGTGAACGTGGGCGACGTGCGCAAGGTGCTGGACGTGGCCCGCAAGGCCAAGGCCAAGCAGATCGCGCTCGGCGTCGAGGAGAAGAAGTAA
- a CDS encoding alpha/beta fold hydrolase: protein MGDWRWVVWVLVAGLAAVLGNVLWVVLVRRWYRLRTPLPQALKARCADGWELTVHARRAPVRRFEEPVLLCHGLAANRYTFDFEPPYSVAHYLAEAGFDCFSVEWRGTGHSRLPPRGRRYTDFSIDDHVFQDAPALLELALKETGAKRAFWLGHSLGGLVGYAMAQGPEGGKLAGLMALGSPVHFKSEPFLRMLISMGVRAAWPARFRQEWMSASLAPFLGYVTLPLSDLIVNPQHIPPRIQRQVYANMMSSMSRKVLLQFQDWIEHDAFRSFDRARDWRAGIASLELPILVMGGSADRLATAENLQSQFALVTAKDRTLHVFGKDRGDAQDYGHGDLMFGRGAPTEVYPVIREWLVAHATPWPPDSESSSSR, encoded by the coding sequence ATGGGGGACTGGCGCTGGGTCGTGTGGGTGCTGGTCGCTGGCCTCGCGGCCGTGCTGGGGAATGTCCTGTGGGTGGTCCTGGTTCGGCGCTGGTACCGGCTGCGAACACCCCTGCCCCAGGCGCTCAAGGCGCGGTGCGCGGATGGGTGGGAACTGACGGTCCATGCTCGGCGAGCACCGGTGCGGCGCTTCGAGGAGCCCGTGCTGCTGTGCCATGGACTGGCGGCCAACCGGTACACCTTCGACTTCGAGCCGCCGTACTCCGTGGCCCATTATCTGGCCGAAGCGGGCTTCGACTGCTTCAGCGTCGAGTGGCGAGGCACGGGACACTCCCGGCTTCCTCCGCGCGGCCGCAGGTATACGGACTTCAGCATCGATGACCACGTCTTCCAGGACGCCCCCGCACTGCTGGAGCTGGCGCTGAAGGAGACAGGCGCGAAGCGGGCGTTCTGGTTGGGCCACTCCCTGGGCGGACTGGTGGGGTATGCGATGGCGCAAGGCCCCGAGGGCGGGAAGCTCGCGGGGCTGATGGCGCTCGGCTCTCCAGTGCATTTCAAGTCGGAGCCCTTCCTGCGGATGCTCATCTCCATGGGCGTCCGTGCCGCCTGGCCCGCGCGCTTCCGGCAGGAGTGGATGAGCGCCAGCCTGGCGCCGTTCCTGGGCTATGTGACGCTTCCCCTGTCGGACCTCATCGTGAATCCCCAGCACATCCCGCCGCGCATCCAACGGCAGGTGTACGCGAACATGATGTCGTCCATGAGCCGCAAGGTCCTGCTCCAGTTCCAGGATTGGATTGAGCATGACGCGTTCCGCTCGTTCGACCGCGCTCGCGATTGGCGCGCTGGTATTGCCAGTCTCGAGCTGCCCATTCTCGTCATGGGTGGCAGCGCGGACCGGCTCGCCACCGCGGAGAATCTGCAGAGCCAGTTCGCCCTCGTCACGGCCAAGGACCGCACCCTTCACGTGTTCGGAAAGGACCGGGGCGACGCGCAGGACTACGGACACGGCGACCTCATGTTCGGCCGCGGCGCTCCCACGGAGGTGTACCCCGTCATCCGGGAGTGGCTGGTGGCGCACGCGACCCCGTGGCCCCCCGACTCCGAGTCGTCTTCGTCCCGGTGA
- a CDS encoding MotA/TolQ/ExbB proton channel family protein, whose translation MQFTLIDIWHHTGTFARMIIFTLAIMSVASLVVMAERMIVFRKTRSDSRNFAAKMGAILAKGDLTTAANTNLGKDVGHLGRVINSGLTAYRISPNNKDVAVESVARALERQAQREVQSMKRGLGLLATVGSTAPFVGLLGTTMGIVNAFQLMAAAGSGGLGTISAGIAEALITTAFGLLVAIPAVMAYNFLQGWVDARSVDISESSNEFLDVVARHMGGGASSSHAA comes from the coding sequence ATGCAATTCACTCTCATCGATATCTGGCACCACACGGGCACGTTCGCCCGTATGATCATCTTCACCCTGGCCATCATGTCGGTGGCGTCCCTGGTCGTGATGGCGGAGCGGATGATCGTCTTCCGGAAGACCCGGTCCGACAGCCGCAACTTCGCGGCCAAGATGGGCGCCATCCTGGCGAAGGGCGACCTGACCACCGCGGCCAACACGAACCTGGGCAAGGACGTGGGCCACCTGGGCCGGGTGATCAACTCCGGTCTCACCGCGTACCGCATCAGCCCCAACAACAAGGACGTCGCGGTCGAGTCCGTGGCGCGCGCCCTGGAGCGTCAGGCGCAGCGTGAGGTGCAGAGCATGAAGCGCGGCCTGGGCCTGCTGGCCACGGTCGGCTCGACGGCTCCGTTCGTCGGTCTGCTCGGCACGACGATGGGTATCGTCAACGCGTTCCAGCTCATGGCGGCGGCCGGCTCCGGCGGTCTGGGCACCATCTCCGCGGGTATCGCCGAGGCGCTCATCACCACCGCCTTCGGTCTGCTCGTGGCCATCCCCGCCGTGATGGCGTACAACTTCCTGCAGGGCTGGGTGGATGCTCGCTCGGTGGACATCAGCGAGTCCTCCAACGAGTTCCTCGACGTGGTGGCCCGCCACATGGGCGGCGGCGCGAGCTCCTCGCACGCGGCCTGA